The following proteins are co-located in the Coraliomargarita sinensis genome:
- a CDS encoding DUF2059 domain-containing protein: MKKALTIAFTILWLYGIAWSEQSGNHEEIKEVIELLSFEQGYELAYLVKYYEVKNNYLKSDLGLQLKGNKEYLKLVDELMAYFKEKASWEAYEEIYIEYFRQEYTPEEITILRDFLKTSAGQKFYIQMNEIEEKIRPIATENMKHARSEMQRIFDGWVAKNQSILERLEPVDADNPGNPPLNSKN; the protein is encoded by the coding sequence ATGAAGAAAGCACTCACTATCGCATTCACAATTCTCTGGCTATATGGAATTGCTTGGTCGGAGCAGTCAGGAAATCACGAAGAGATCAAAGAAGTCATTGAGTTGTTAAGCTTTGAACAAGGATACGAGCTCGCTTATCTGGTAAAATACTACGAGGTAAAAAACAACTACCTAAAATCTGACCTCGGATTACAACTAAAAGGGAATAAAGAATACCTAAAGCTAGTAGACGAACTCATGGCTTACTTTAAAGAAAAAGCGTCTTGGGAAGCATATGAAGAAATCTACATCGAATATTTTCGGCAGGAATACACACCGGAAGAAATCACGATACTGAGAGATTTCCTGAAGACTTCAGCAGGCCAAAAATTCTACATTCAAATGAATGAAATTGAAGAGAAAATTAGACCTATAGCTACCGAGAATATGAAACATGCACGATCAGAAATGCAGAGAATATTTGACGGATGGGTAGCTAAAAACCAATCAATATTGGAAAGGCTAGAACCAGTCGACGCAGACAACCCAGGTAACCCGCCCTTAAATTCTAAAAATTAA